Proteins encoded together in one Gigantopelta aegis isolate Gae_Host chromosome 8, Gae_host_genome, whole genome shotgun sequence window:
- the LOC121378285 gene encoding mitochondrial Rho GTPase 1-like isoform X3: MGPKKDVRILLVGDDGVGKTSLILSLVSEEFAEEVPAKAEEITIPADVTPEHVPTHIVDSSGQEQNEVALREEISKASVVCVVYAVTDEDTVQRLTTYWLPFIRNTLGEDHRTPVILVGNKVDLAEFPTLESILPIMNDFAEVETCVECSARTLKNISEVFYYAQKAVLHPTAPVYNPEEKALTLTCKKALARIFKICDMDNDGLLNDKEINIFQEKCFNAPLHPQALEDVKAIVKKHTSEGIKNNSLSIKGFLFLHTLFIQKGRHETTWTVLRHFGYDDNLSLTKDFIAPRLQVGPGCTTELTHQGYSFLSELFERYDQDCDGCLSPTEQLNLFSTSPLMPWGPDVNNTVSTNSEGWITLKGYLAQWTLTTLLDVPRTIEYLAYLGYHYCHSSQMSAIQVTRDKKIDLEKRQTTRNVFRCHVLGAKLVGKTSFLQGLLNRNLRYVATLNKHMLSSFTINTVLVYGQEKYLMLHEVDVAMSQMLTPTELDCDVACLMYDVTNPRSFAFCANLYLKHFIDSKIPTLIVACKAEHPEVRQDYEFTPAQFCSRYKLPPPQYFTCIDRVNWDVYIKLATMAAYPNLKRLVHMLLVHQRSLWVEEKLSQSAWYRLYKVRHCNWK, from the exons ATGGGTCCAAAAAAAGATGTGCGGATACTCCTGGTTGGTGATG aCGGTGTTGGTAAAACATCCCTGATTTTGTCTTTGGTGAGTGAAGAGTTTGCTGAGGAG GTTCCAGCAAAAGCAGAAGAGATCACAATTCCGGCTGATGTCACCCCAGAACATGTTCCAACACATATCGTGGACTCTTCAG GACAAGAGCAAAATGAAGTGGCACTGCGGGAGGAGATTTCCAAG GCaagtgtggtgtgtgttgtatATGCAGTCACTGATGAAGACACAGTTCAAAGG TTAACGACATACTGGTTGCCATTCATTCGAAACACTCTTGGAGAGGACCACAGAACTCCTGTCATACTGGTGGGAAATAAAGTGGATTTAGCAGAATTTCCCACATTGGAG AGTATTTTACCAATAATGAATGACTTTGCAGAAGTGGAAACGTGTGTAGAG TGTTCGGCTCGTACCCTGAAGAACATCAGTGAAGTGTTTTACTATGCTCAGAAAGCTGTCCTCCACCCTACAGCTCCGGTGTACAACCCCGAAGAAAAAGCA CTCACATTAACCTGCAAAAAGGCATTAGCTAGAATTTTCAAG ATATGTGACATGGACAACGATGGGTTGTTAAATGACaaagaaataaacatatttcag gaaaaatgttttaatgcaccACTACACCCACAAGCCCTTGAAGATGTGAAGGctattgtaaaaaaacacacGAGTGAAGGCATTAAAAATAACTCTCTATCCATCAAAG gGTTCTTGTTTCTTCACACCCTGTTTATTCAGAAGGGAAGACATGAAACTACCTGGACAGTGTTGAGACACTTCGGATATGATGACAACCTAAGCCTTACAAAAGATTTCATTGCTCCGAG gTTGCAGGTTGGGCCTGGGTGTACAACAGAATTGACTCATCAGGGTTACAGCTTCCTGTCAGAATTGTTTGAGCGGTACGATCAG GACTGCGACGGGTGTCTGTCCCCGACCGAACAGTTGAACCTGTTCAGCACGTCCCCACTGATGCCGTGGGGACCGGATGTGAACAACACGGTCAGCACCAACAGTGAAGGTTGGATCACACTGAAGGGCTACCTGGCACAGTGGAC GTTAACCACGCTTCTTGATGTTCCACGAACAATCGAATATCTCGCCTATCTTGGATATCACTACTGTCATAGCAGTCAAATGTCTGCTATACAGG TAACAAGAGATAAAAAGATAGATTTAGAGAAGAGGCAGACCACACGAAATGTCTTTCGCTGTCATGTACTTGGTGCTAAACTTGTTGGAAAA actTCTTTTCTACAAGGATTACTAAATCGAAACCTACGATATGTAGCCACACTCAACAAACACATGCTGTCCAGTTTTACAATAAACACTGTTCTGGTCTACGGACAGGAAAAATATCTAATG CTTCATGAAGTTGATGTTGCAATGTCACAGATGTTGACGCCCACCGAACTGGACTGTGACGTAGCTTGCCTTATGTACGACGTCACTAACCCGAGGTCTTTCGCATTTTGTGCAAATCTGTACCTG AAACACTTTATTGATAGTAAAATCCCAACACTAATTGTGGCGTGCAAGGCCGAACATCCCGAGGTTCGACAGGATTACGAGTTCACACCAGCTCAGTTTTGTAGCCGCTACAAACTGCCACCACCTCAGTATTTCACTTGCATTGACCGGGTCAACTGGGATGTGTATATCAAACTAGCTACAATGGCAGCCTATCC TAACCTGAAACGACTGGTGCACATGTTGTTGGTCCATCAAAGATCCTTGTGGGTCGAAGAGAAACTGAG TCAGTCTGCATGGTATAGACTTTATAAAGTGCGTCACTGTAATTGGAAATAA
- the LOC121378285 gene encoding mitochondrial Rho GTPase 1-like isoform X1 yields the protein MGPKKDVRILLVGDDGVGKTSLILSLVSEEFAEEVPAKAEEITIPADVTPEHVPTHIVDSSGQEQNEVALREEISKASVVCVVYAVTDEDTVQRLTTYWLPFIRNTLGEDHRTPVILVGNKVDLAEFPTLESILPIMNDFAEVETCVECSARTLKNISEVFYYAQKAVLHPTAPVYNPEEKALTLTCKKALARIFKICDMDNDGLLNDKEINIFQEKCFNAPLHPQALEDVKAIVKKHTSEGIKNNSLSIKGFLFLHTLFIQKGRHETTWTVLRHFGYDDNLSLTKDFIAPRLQVGPGCTTELTHQGYSFLSELFERYDQDCDGCLSPTEQLNLFSTSPLMPWGPDVNNTVSTNSEGWITLKGYLAQWTLTTLLDVPRTIEYLAYLGYHYCHSSQMSAIQVTRDKKIDLEKRQTTRNVFRCHVLGAKLVGKTSFLQGLLNRNLRYVATLNKHMLSSFTINTVLVYGQEKYLMLHEVDVAMSQMLTPTELDCDVACLMYDVTNPRSFAFCANLYLKHFIDSKIPTLIVACKAEHPEVRQDYEFTPAQFCSRYKLPPPQYFTCIDRVNWDVYIKLATMAAYPNLKRLVHMLLVHQRSLWVEEKLRHLRTLYTSGSQIYLKIGMGLAALLGLSFIVYKAVRSVSASHSAR from the exons ATGGGTCCAAAAAAAGATGTGCGGATACTCCTGGTTGGTGATG aCGGTGTTGGTAAAACATCCCTGATTTTGTCTTTGGTGAGTGAAGAGTTTGCTGAGGAG GTTCCAGCAAAAGCAGAAGAGATCACAATTCCGGCTGATGTCACCCCAGAACATGTTCCAACACATATCGTGGACTCTTCAG GACAAGAGCAAAATGAAGTGGCACTGCGGGAGGAGATTTCCAAG GCaagtgtggtgtgtgttgtatATGCAGTCACTGATGAAGACACAGTTCAAAGG TTAACGACATACTGGTTGCCATTCATTCGAAACACTCTTGGAGAGGACCACAGAACTCCTGTCATACTGGTGGGAAATAAAGTGGATTTAGCAGAATTTCCCACATTGGAG AGTATTTTACCAATAATGAATGACTTTGCAGAAGTGGAAACGTGTGTAGAG TGTTCGGCTCGTACCCTGAAGAACATCAGTGAAGTGTTTTACTATGCTCAGAAAGCTGTCCTCCACCCTACAGCTCCGGTGTACAACCCCGAAGAAAAAGCA CTCACATTAACCTGCAAAAAGGCATTAGCTAGAATTTTCAAG ATATGTGACATGGACAACGATGGGTTGTTAAATGACaaagaaataaacatatttcag gaaaaatgttttaatgcaccACTACACCCACAAGCCCTTGAAGATGTGAAGGctattgtaaaaaaacacacGAGTGAAGGCATTAAAAATAACTCTCTATCCATCAAAG gGTTCTTGTTTCTTCACACCCTGTTTATTCAGAAGGGAAGACATGAAACTACCTGGACAGTGTTGAGACACTTCGGATATGATGACAACCTAAGCCTTACAAAAGATTTCATTGCTCCGAG gTTGCAGGTTGGGCCTGGGTGTACAACAGAATTGACTCATCAGGGTTACAGCTTCCTGTCAGAATTGTTTGAGCGGTACGATCAG GACTGCGACGGGTGTCTGTCCCCGACCGAACAGTTGAACCTGTTCAGCACGTCCCCACTGATGCCGTGGGGACCGGATGTGAACAACACGGTCAGCACCAACAGTGAAGGTTGGATCACACTGAAGGGCTACCTGGCACAGTGGAC GTTAACCACGCTTCTTGATGTTCCACGAACAATCGAATATCTCGCCTATCTTGGATATCACTACTGTCATAGCAGTCAAATGTCTGCTATACAGG TAACAAGAGATAAAAAGATAGATTTAGAGAAGAGGCAGACCACACGAAATGTCTTTCGCTGTCATGTACTTGGTGCTAAACTTGTTGGAAAA actTCTTTTCTACAAGGATTACTAAATCGAAACCTACGATATGTAGCCACACTCAACAAACACATGCTGTCCAGTTTTACAATAAACACTGTTCTGGTCTACGGACAGGAAAAATATCTAATG CTTCATGAAGTTGATGTTGCAATGTCACAGATGTTGACGCCCACCGAACTGGACTGTGACGTAGCTTGCCTTATGTACGACGTCACTAACCCGAGGTCTTTCGCATTTTGTGCAAATCTGTACCTG AAACACTTTATTGATAGTAAAATCCCAACACTAATTGTGGCGTGCAAGGCCGAACATCCCGAGGTTCGACAGGATTACGAGTTCACACCAGCTCAGTTTTGTAGCCGCTACAAACTGCCACCACCTCAGTATTTCACTTGCATTGACCGGGTCAACTGGGATGTGTATATCAAACTAGCTACAATGGCAGCCTATCC TAACCTGAAACGACTGGTGCACATGTTGTTGGTCCATCAAAGATCCTTGTGGGTCGAAGAGAAACTGAG ACATCTGAGGACTCTGTACACCAGTGGAAGCCAGATATACCTGAAGATTGGTATGGGACTGGCAGCTCTACTGGGATTAAGTTTCATTGTATACAAAGCAGTTCGGTCCGTGTCGGCATCCCATTCTGCGAGATAA
- the LOC121378285 gene encoding mitochondrial Rho GTPase 1-like isoform X2 — protein MGPKKDVRILLVGDDGVGKTSLILSLVSEEFAEEVPAKAEEITIPADVTPEHVPTHIVDSSGQEQNEVALREEISKASVVCVVYAVTDEDTVQRLTTYWLPFIRNTLGEDHRTPVILVGNKVDLAEFPTLESILPIMNDFAEVETCVECSARTLKNISEVFYYAQKAVLHPTAPVYNPEEKALTLTCKKALARIFKICDMDNDGLLNDKEINIFQEKCFNAPLHPQALEDVKAIVKKHTSEGIKNNSLSIKGFLFLHTLFIQKGRHETTWTVLRHFGYDDNLSLTKDFIAPRLQVGPGCTTELTHQGYSFLSELFERYDQDCDGCLSPTEQLNLFSTSPLMPWGPDVNNTVSTNSEGWITLKGYLAQWTLTTLLDVPRTIEYLAYLGYHYCHSSQMSAIQVTRDKKIDLEKRQTTRNVFRCHVLGAKLVGKTSFLQGLLNRNLRYVATLNKHMLSSFTINTVLVYGQEKYLMLHEVDVAMSQMLTPTELDCDVACLMYDVTNPRSFAFCANLYLKHFIDSKIPTLIVACKAEHPEVRQDYEFTPAQFCSRYKLPPPQYFTCIDRVNWDVYIKLATMAAYPHLRTLYTSGSQIYLKIGMGLAALLGLSFIVYKAVRSVSASHSAR, from the exons ATGGGTCCAAAAAAAGATGTGCGGATACTCCTGGTTGGTGATG aCGGTGTTGGTAAAACATCCCTGATTTTGTCTTTGGTGAGTGAAGAGTTTGCTGAGGAG GTTCCAGCAAAAGCAGAAGAGATCACAATTCCGGCTGATGTCACCCCAGAACATGTTCCAACACATATCGTGGACTCTTCAG GACAAGAGCAAAATGAAGTGGCACTGCGGGAGGAGATTTCCAAG GCaagtgtggtgtgtgttgtatATGCAGTCACTGATGAAGACACAGTTCAAAGG TTAACGACATACTGGTTGCCATTCATTCGAAACACTCTTGGAGAGGACCACAGAACTCCTGTCATACTGGTGGGAAATAAAGTGGATTTAGCAGAATTTCCCACATTGGAG AGTATTTTACCAATAATGAATGACTTTGCAGAAGTGGAAACGTGTGTAGAG TGTTCGGCTCGTACCCTGAAGAACATCAGTGAAGTGTTTTACTATGCTCAGAAAGCTGTCCTCCACCCTACAGCTCCGGTGTACAACCCCGAAGAAAAAGCA CTCACATTAACCTGCAAAAAGGCATTAGCTAGAATTTTCAAG ATATGTGACATGGACAACGATGGGTTGTTAAATGACaaagaaataaacatatttcag gaaaaatgttttaatgcaccACTACACCCACAAGCCCTTGAAGATGTGAAGGctattgtaaaaaaacacacGAGTGAAGGCATTAAAAATAACTCTCTATCCATCAAAG gGTTCTTGTTTCTTCACACCCTGTTTATTCAGAAGGGAAGACATGAAACTACCTGGACAGTGTTGAGACACTTCGGATATGATGACAACCTAAGCCTTACAAAAGATTTCATTGCTCCGAG gTTGCAGGTTGGGCCTGGGTGTACAACAGAATTGACTCATCAGGGTTACAGCTTCCTGTCAGAATTGTTTGAGCGGTACGATCAG GACTGCGACGGGTGTCTGTCCCCGACCGAACAGTTGAACCTGTTCAGCACGTCCCCACTGATGCCGTGGGGACCGGATGTGAACAACACGGTCAGCACCAACAGTGAAGGTTGGATCACACTGAAGGGCTACCTGGCACAGTGGAC GTTAACCACGCTTCTTGATGTTCCACGAACAATCGAATATCTCGCCTATCTTGGATATCACTACTGTCATAGCAGTCAAATGTCTGCTATACAGG TAACAAGAGATAAAAAGATAGATTTAGAGAAGAGGCAGACCACACGAAATGTCTTTCGCTGTCATGTACTTGGTGCTAAACTTGTTGGAAAA actTCTTTTCTACAAGGATTACTAAATCGAAACCTACGATATGTAGCCACACTCAACAAACACATGCTGTCCAGTTTTACAATAAACACTGTTCTGGTCTACGGACAGGAAAAATATCTAATG CTTCATGAAGTTGATGTTGCAATGTCACAGATGTTGACGCCCACCGAACTGGACTGTGACGTAGCTTGCCTTATGTACGACGTCACTAACCCGAGGTCTTTCGCATTTTGTGCAAATCTGTACCTG AAACACTTTATTGATAGTAAAATCCCAACACTAATTGTGGCGTGCAAGGCCGAACATCCCGAGGTTCGACAGGATTACGAGTTCACACCAGCTCAGTTTTGTAGCCGCTACAAACTGCCACCACCTCAGTATTTCACTTGCATTGACCGGGTCAACTGGGATGTGTATATCAAACTAGCTACAATGGCAGCCTATCC ACATCTGAGGACTCTGTACACCAGTGGAAGCCAGATATACCTGAAGATTGGTATGGGACTGGCAGCTCTACTGGGATTAAGTTTCATTGTATACAAAGCAGTTCGGTCCGTGTCGGCATCCCATTCTGCGAGATAA
- the LOC121378676 gene encoding UDP-galactose/UDP-glucose transporter 7-like — protein sequence MSGSSNNNNSSSSSNKHHHDNKNEVVMEIQTEPMTSLETRIKGFLAALLYGVCSVSAAFINKMLLATFEFDYPVFIMTVQMIFTISLLELLSVSGVIVLPSYTLSRGRDFLWPAMFYGANAVFSLSALSHMNIAMYGVLKRCVPLTTLVFSVCILKKDRPTKMVIASIVLLTSGCIIAGYGDLSFIWSAYFCGAVSNVTQTLYLLLVQKYATKNQSTVDTLQLNSFNTLPILAITALVNGEMGSVWQYSQYSNPMFIFVFFLTISMGCLLNYSLFLCTGLTSALTTSVVGGLKAMVQTILGIFTFGGISHNVATYLGLSLNLGGGIMYLVMKFKDSQLKEVGLKKVMSFSQMTNGYTKKLNNNAKNGLHVHVKS from the exons ATGTCTGGGagtagcaacaacaacaacagcagcagcagcagcaacaaacATCACCATGACAACAAAAATGAGGTTGTTATGGAGATCCAGACGGAACCCATGACGAGTCTGGAGACTAGAATTAAAGGCTTTCTTGCGGCCTTGCTTTATGGCGTCTGCTCAGTGTCTGCCGCCTTCATCAACAAGATGCTGCTGGCAACATTCGAGTTCGACTATCCGGTGTTCATCATGACCGTCCAGATGATCTTCACCATCAGTCTGCTCGAGCTGCTGAGTGTCTCCGGCGTCATCGTGCTGCCGAGCTACACATTGTCACGCGGTCGGGACTTCCTGTGGCCTGCGATGTTCTACGGAGCCAACGCCGTGTTCTCGTTATCGGCACTCTCTCACATGAACATCGCTATGTACGGCGTTCTGAAGCGGTGCGTTCCACTCACCACCCTGGTGTTCTCCGTGTGTATCCTCAAGAAAGACCGACCCACGAAGATGGTCATCGCGTCCATTGTTCTCCTGACATCCGGATGTATCATCGCAG GGTACGGAGATCTTTCATTTATTTGGTCAGCTTACTTCTGTGGAGCAGTGAGCAATGTGACGCAGACTCTGTACCTGCTGCTCGTTCAGAAGTATGCCACGAAGAACCAGTCTACGGTGGACACGTTACAACTGAACAGCTTCAACACCCTCCCCATCCTGGCCATCACCGCCCTCGTCAACGGCGAGATGGGCAGTGTCTGGCAGTACAGCCAGTACTCCAACCCCATGTTCATCTTCGTCTTTTTTTTAACCATCTCCATGGGATGTCTTCTCAACTACTCTCTGTTCCTGTGCACGGGATTGACGTCTGCTCTGACCACCAGTGTTGTTGGAGGCTTGAAGGCCATGGTTCAGACGATACTAGGGATATTTACGTTTGGTGGTATTAGTCACAACGTAGCTACCTATCTGGGACTGAGTCTGAATCTGGGCGGAGGGATCATGTATCTTGTCATGAAGTTTAAAGACAGTCAGTTGAAGGAGGTGGGTTTAAAGAAAGTGATGAGCTTTTCACAGATGACCAATGGATACACTAAAAAGCTGAACAATAATGCTAAAAAtggtttacatgtacatgtcaaatCTTGA